In Mangrovivirga cuniculi, the following proteins share a genomic window:
- a CDS encoding polyprenyl synthetase family protein — MTQITVKEIQAPIASEMTAFEKKFRQSMQTRVMLLDKIMGYIIKRKGKQMRPMFVFLSAGTTGEISESTYRGAALIELLHTATLVHDDVVDDANYRRGFFSINALWKNKIAVLVGDYLLSRGLLLSIDNGDTHLLKIVSEAVREMSEGELLQIEKARHLDITEEVYFEIIKQKTASLIASCCAVGAASSGASEEIVKKMKDFGLKVGMAFQIKDDLFDYGADEIGKPLGIDIKEKKMTLPLIYALSQSSWIERKKIIFKIRNKSHKPKVVREVIDYVKQSGGLDYATSVMNRFYEEALAMLDEFPSSEYKDSLSKMVTYTIKRSK; from the coding sequence ATGACTCAGATCACAGTAAAAGAAATCCAGGCGCCGATCGCTTCAGAAATGACTGCTTTTGAGAAAAAGTTCAGGCAGTCCATGCAAACAAGGGTAATGTTGCTTGATAAAATAATGGGCTACATTATTAAAAGAAAAGGTAAGCAGATGCGTCCGATGTTTGTGTTTTTGAGTGCGGGTACAACCGGTGAAATATCTGAGTCTACTTATCGCGGTGCTGCACTAATAGAATTGCTGCATACGGCTACTCTTGTTCACGATGATGTTGTTGACGATGCAAATTATCGCAGAGGCTTTTTCAGTATAAACGCACTCTGGAAAAACAAGATTGCTGTGTTAGTAGGCGATTATCTTTTATCCAGGGGATTATTGCTATCCATCGATAATGGAGACACTCATCTTCTCAAGATTGTTTCTGAGGCTGTTAGAGAAATGAGTGAAGGGGAATTACTCCAAATAGAAAAAGCCAGGCATCTGGATATTACCGAAGAAGTCTATTTCGAAATTATTAAACAAAAAACTGCTTCTCTGATCGCATCGTGTTGTGCCGTAGGAGCTGCTTCTTCAGGAGCCAGTGAAGAGATAGTCAAAAAGATGAAAGACTTTGGCCTAAAAGTAGGCATGGCTTTTCAAATTAAAGATGATCTTTTCGATTACGGAGCCGATGAAATAGGCAAACCTCTTGGTATTGATATCAAAGAGAAAAAAATGACCTTACCACTGATCTACGCACTTAGCCAATCGAGCTGGATCGAACGTAAAAAGATTATTTTTAAAATCAGGAATAAAAGTCATAAGCCAAAAGTAGTCAGAGAAGTAATTGACTATGTAAAGCAATCCGGTGGGTTAGATTATGCCACCTCAGTGATGAACAGGTTTTATGAAGAAGCATTAGCCATGTTGGATGAATTCCCTTCATCAGAATACAAAGACTCCCTTTCTAAAATGGTGACTTATACTATTAAAAGGTCTAAGTAA
- a CDS encoding amidohydrolase family protein, whose protein sequence is MKIRFILFLAFLISSIFTIHSQDELHDKGAFDQLIIRGATMITGDGAPPIGPMDIVIENNKITSIKKVGAPGVPIKEDNRPKLKNGGKEINAEGMYVLPGFIDMHGHIGGGPNVDPEYVFKLWMAHGITTIREPGGRGLKFTQNLQKKSENNSIIAPRIIAYSVFGEGSKDPITTPQEAREWVRKNADKGADGIKFFGAEPEIMAAALDENNKLGLGSACHHAQMDVARWNVLNSARAGLTSMEHWYGLPEALFTDKIIQDYPLDYNYANEQDRFEAAGRLWQQAAKPYSDHWNKVMDELIKLDFTIDPTFNIYEASRDLQRARRAEWHEDYTLPKLWEFYQPSKISHGSYWHYWGTEQEVAWKKNYQLWMTFINEFKNRGGRVTTGSDSGFIFQLYGFAYVRELELLREAGFHPLEVIQSATLNGAEALKMADQIGTIRVGKLADLVIVEENPLENLKVLYGTGAIKLNDQNEVIRVGGVKYTIKNGIVYDAKHLLNEVKEMVDQAKEKENYQIRQPGLTK, encoded by the coding sequence ATGAAAATAAGATTTATTCTTTTTTTGGCGTTTTTGATTTCATCAATATTCACAATTCACTCTCAAGATGAATTACATGACAAAGGAGCTTTTGATCAGTTGATCATTCGGGGAGCTACTATGATCACAGGTGATGGTGCTCCACCGATCGGACCTATGGATATTGTAATTGAAAACAATAAAATAACCAGTATAAAAAAAGTAGGGGCTCCCGGAGTACCTATAAAGGAAGATAACCGGCCAAAATTAAAAAATGGCGGAAAGGAAATTAACGCTGAGGGAATGTATGTTCTTCCCGGATTCATTGACATGCATGGGCACATTGGCGGAGGACCTAATGTAGATCCGGAATATGTATTTAAATTATGGATGGCTCATGGGATTACCACGATTAGAGAACCAGGCGGCAGAGGCCTAAAGTTTACTCAGAACTTACAGAAGAAAAGCGAAAACAATTCAATTATCGCACCGAGGATTATCGCCTATAGTGTTTTTGGAGAAGGTAGTAAAGATCCAATCACTACTCCGCAAGAAGCAAGAGAATGGGTGAGAAAAAATGCAGATAAGGGAGCTGATGGAATAAAGTTTTTTGGTGCTGAGCCTGAAATCATGGCTGCAGCTTTGGATGAGAACAATAAACTCGGCTTAGGATCAGCATGCCATCATGCCCAAATGGATGTTGCCAGGTGGAATGTTTTAAACTCAGCACGTGCCGGGCTCACCTCCATGGAGCATTGGTATGGACTACCGGAAGCATTATTTACAGATAAAATTATACAGGACTATCCGTTAGATTATAATTATGCTAATGAGCAGGATCGATTTGAAGCTGCTGGCAGGTTATGGCAACAAGCTGCTAAACCATATTCAGATCACTGGAATAAGGTTATGGACGAATTAATTAAATTAGATTTCACAATAGATCCGACATTTAATATTTACGAGGCCAGCAGGGATTTACAAAGAGCAAGGAGAGCCGAATGGCATGAAGATTACACGCTGCCTAAACTATGGGAGTTTTATCAACCCAGTAAAATTTCTCATGGGTCCTACTGGCATTACTGGGGGACCGAGCAGGAAGTTGCCTGGAAGAAAAACTACCAATTATGGATGACCTTCATAAACGAATTTAAAAACCGGGGTGGAAGAGTTACAACAGGATCTGATAGCGGGTTTATTTTCCAGCTTTATGGATTTGCATATGTTAGAGAACTGGAACTTTTACGAGAAGCAGGTTTTCATCCATTAGAGGTTATTCAATCGGCAACATTAAATGGAGCAGAAGCTTTGAAAATGGCAGATCAGATTGGTACAATCAGGGTAGGAAAGCTTGCCGACCTTGTTATAGTCGAGGAAAACCCGTTAGAAAACCTAAAAGTACTTTATGGGACAGGTGCTATCAAACTCAATGATCAAAATGAAGTTATTCGGGTGGGAGGAGTAAAATATACTATTAAGAATGGAATTGTGTATGATGCCAAACATTTATTAAATGAAGTAAAAGAAATGGTTGATCAGGCTAAGGAAAAAGAAAACTACCAGATCAGACAGCCCGGCCTGACAAAATAA
- a CDS encoding alpha/beta hydrolase family protein: MAKITTTIESDTPDKPIAIDVCYESSHKPKPIIIFCHGFKGFKDWGGWNLMAEEFSSLDLVAVTFNFSHNGTTPEDPLNFGDLEAFGNNNYGKEINEINKVVDWISNYPAEIPKEEIDPSKIAIMGHSRGGSMALLAAIENADINIAIALAPVFNPIERMPSDNIEKWKEDGVVYIDNARTGQNMPMYYQFYEDTQLNKERYNLPEKIAKLGKPVLIIHGSDDPTVDYKGSLKLRKLNDSIKIEIIEGANHVFGMSHPYLDKTLPNHMKTVMKNVVDFLSPLRLKK; the protein is encoded by the coding sequence ATGGCAAAAATTACTACGACAATTGAATCTGATACACCTGATAAACCGATCGCAATCGATGTTTGTTATGAATCTTCTCACAAACCCAAACCGATAATTATTTTCTGTCATGGGTTTAAAGGATTTAAAGATTGGGGAGGCTGGAATTTAATGGCTGAAGAATTCTCTTCATTAGACCTTGTTGCTGTAACCTTTAACTTTAGTCATAACGGAACCACTCCCGAAGACCCTCTGAATTTTGGCGACCTGGAAGCTTTTGGTAATAATAATTACGGAAAAGAAATTAATGAAATTAACAAGGTAGTTGACTGGATTTCAAATTATCCTGCTGAAATACCAAAAGAGGAGATTGATCCTTCTAAAATCGCAATTATGGGACATAGTCGTGGTGGCTCTATGGCTTTACTGGCTGCAATAGAAAATGCTGATATAAACATTGCAATAGCGCTTGCTCCGGTATTTAACCCAATAGAAAGGATGCCTTCTGATAATATTGAAAAGTGGAAAGAAGACGGAGTTGTATATATTGATAATGCACGGACCGGACAAAATATGCCAATGTATTATCAATTTTATGAAGACACTCAGCTCAATAAAGAGCGATATAACCTCCCCGAAAAAATTGCTAAGCTTGGTAAGCCTGTTTTAATTATACATGGATCAGATGACCCAACAGTAGATTATAAAGGATCTTTAAAACTTAGGAAATTAAATGATTCAATTAAAATAGAAATAATCGAAGGAGCGAATCATGTATTTGGAATGAGTCATCCTTACCTTGACAAAACATTACCAAACCATATGAAAACAGTAATGAAAAATGTTGTTGATTTTTTAAGTCCTTTAAGGCTTAAAAAATAA
- a CDS encoding cold-shock protein, whose protein sequence is MKNGTVKFFNESKGYGFIIDDETKKEYFVHISGLVDQVVEGDEVNFDLAEGRKGLNAVDVKMK, encoded by the coding sequence ATGAAAAACGGAACAGTTAAATTCTTCAATGAGTCTAAAGGATATGGATTTATCATTGATGATGAAACAAAAAAAGAATACTTCGTACACATCTCAGGTCTAGTTGACCAGGTAGTAGAAGGTGACGAAGTGAACTTCGATCTTGCCGAAGGCAGAAAAGGACTTAATGCAGTTGACGTTAAAATGAAATAA